From the Burkholderia ubonensis genome, one window contains:
- a CDS encoding filamentous hemagglutinin N-terminal domain-containing protein yields the protein MRRITRDIEARLVQRGTAKQTIIFDNASLTSEGHALWVKATAWIMTVVMYFAPTVLLADQTAHAAPIIDPRAPITFQPSVTQTSTGIPAINIPAANANGISVGQYQSFGVGPEGLVLNNSTVAGSPLLGGTLGANPNLNGRPATTIINQVTSNAIATLNGPLEVFGSPASVIVAAPGGISVNGMALTNIPGLTLTTGTPQFLMGVGGASTDFAHAGAVAFDVRSGNISIDGPAGVNGPGAGIEGTVGNIDLIGQSVSLAAPLRADQRLNVVTGNQIVTPTAMGVSGNTYATNSSGATNTAAVIGKAVAVDASQYGSVTSGTVYIVSTAAGMGVNMQGTLSATAGNVVVNSNGDIAVGQTFANQNVAVASAGNSTISGTGLANQNYTVNANGDINAMGSVSAGQNVAMTAGGNLNAASVAANGSANLTAGQSMTIGLLSAHDIALQTTNGDLTVAGLSAPGAVSAKAGRDLTVDGAVQGGSTVALTGGRNATVNGSVSGVGNTTIAAQTGSAQINGDAVTNAVLSIAAGQSTTVGGNVSAQGPLSLTSSAGDTTISGTAVTPDALTVQAGGTTTLGGQTQAATANVSGGNVAVNGALTTTGDATLTATNGNLTGTGAIGTTQGNVSLSASQNIAYNGGVQSGGAVTATAGQDATLANVSAPGAITIQAGRDATETGNLVGGSTVQVTAGRNASVDGSVASVGNTTITAQSGSATVNGNARSNSALTVSAAQDATIGGTAQAQGPVTIATQGGSITGQGNVTSSQGAVNLNAGQAIALNGAVQSGSTIDATAGTNASFGGTVTAPGAVTIQTGQNTTLGGDVTSGGHLSVTSGGSTQVNGNAASIGDMTLAANGGTLSTTGNAVSMGALNATGQQGVNLGGTVYSGSNTSIGSSAGSVSVAGAVLTPGALNINAGQDATVAGSVQSGQNTTISAGRDANLNGGLSVSNVGNAGVTAGRDVNGTGVISVANDTTLKAGNNINVSGTIQTGNTLSATANNNLSVGATTAVGSSTLTATNGSATLVGDALSGGAMTIAAGTDVSAQGSVKSLGDLAIDATSGNVTAAGAVASAGNATLNAGQNLTLYGQTTVSKGATLTGNNITTQGVAVGGNLTATATNNLDTSAGQLHAQFDASAPALSVNGNASLKGANVTTANAVVGGTTQIAASQNLTTGGTAAFRGDASLSGNTITNVGTQMAGGNLNVSGFNVTNTGSLSSLQTATVNTTDLNNGGSIYGPTANITVGNATINSGSLLAANALNLTTSSLSNSGLIFAGDVRNPTTATGDTTVTVTGGNGSFDNTAGKILAQNIATLNLPNQTLDPSTGILGTIDGTNGVNLSGLSVNNSGTWTLPARAVTVTAAQGITNAGTINQGTGSLTLNSTVGNTGTINGNDLTINGSLVNAASGTVSANALRLNGSGTNAGLVQANNTLAISGTSYDNSGGTTRVGTNNGPAGSGNATINLSGDLGNAGGTLTATNDLTIAANNVNNSAAANISTTTSTSTVINSPLLMSTVIGTEDFYYIDSGADGTLSWYVYPLTSTLGGLLSPGGNSTMVPDPHPSWIVQLAHAAGAPLPTVNLATYYSPAPNANHIASGPTAFQPVATSGTVTFVRLPYAVNSGGGAGPLYTWVVQDGTVPTGGSDGPYQTQTFSIPTVTETRTSVSGSNTPSVIAAGNNLSLTANTLNNQGGTISAGHDANLNVQTLNNGGVTYTSSVTDTVDSASLQAFMSGIIALKSTLPSWSGLPTEQVSVRGSGNMYGTYCDSSGCDVGSPNPPAKFNFLAPSAVTVQSVSSSTTLQTPAGQVLAGHDINLSGGNLVNAGSLTAGNNVNINSSSFTNQGVNNGSKTVTAGCPSGFAGCSSATTTNGNSETYSYQQTNSSVTAGNDLVIAANQVSNTYGNLVARNNVVIGGVGTTETAPTQASSVTNTSGAIEAGNDVTINAATLTNTIAVPAQVHQNYGTAAPFTGCTSNCEAYVDVKSADPGTITANHNVNLTAGAFSNIGSLVTAQNAVTINASQSASNGNQYLNAYWRSSVPFQGSNYVAWGCANNPSLCANLYGSAYNAGDAQDPAGLPSSVGMSDFVPGTIQAGNTLVVNSPTLTTTGNVIGPNVALTGATLVNGLTNPNVYTPPPAVSGQVISLGPVSVSSYVASTVDAAGFVTNASGQRTSVTGAAGLPSNSPVGVQTVGKPTLPVITTTSSPSGSAAGNASAGTVSTPTTTTVKTIAGETVQVNYLTNNPAGQLVDSVSSASLIAALPATLRPAGVPFYYDPYTENQQIEQAAQVATGKSSFYSTPSATDSTSQASVSNRDKMALYGAALEYAEKNNVALGTQLSQAQLAQINAPMLWYVEQTVPEPGCTATGNGSCPTVRALMPEVLLPQNFAVVNADGEITGTNVALNYANSILDTGTITAQNLSVHTSSLTLEQRSTNVGTIYDALTGGEGVTATSGTLVQQGGFMTAASYDMDVQSINQIGGALQQVGADGIVDAAGTQAMLANLKSQLGSDFTQSTVSNNLHTSTVASADDGFGLQIISIAIAVVAAIMMQPEISVGIASMTGATEAAADGAFMAAAAGAEGVGITAAASVAGGTLAVGGLANTALSVGLSSFLSSAIGQVVGTGQIDFGSALRNGLIGAVTAGLTNGITFDPNTQTIGFSVDASVQGVTAPSLSQLAGVQNVGNTVVPQAGASVAATLPQQALAIAGEATLQAGVQTALQGGSFLTNLRNSAATNAAASIAYTIGNLSQDGTLTGAAYVAAHAALGCAAGAATGQGCDGGAIGGAISAGLNPIIDANGNIPAPALTAIETLVSGSVAGALGFNVQGAMTAAQNETLNNWLNHVPPSKMLLSEQQRYDNAVAACNNGDSQACDTKTALQTLSQKLDAALAGACAGGSTSPACKAAVTAALAGGNTVQFINGTAYAFDPNAPAIKAVGDPYQIAYANSLDGQLAQSTADALQFAPIEIPGVAAGVGAISNVVRSLIGDSGIIDAGIQWGKGIAAQGMPWEDYLATQLPAGSRLPPGFRTFDFYDEATGVAVSAKTLDTTTAAKIANPAQVYSSLKGNIDAVANFMEASLGTRTLTADEITARQLQVAVPSDTTPAQWQQINRAIQYGQSQGVKVIVTPVK from the coding sequence ATGCGCCGCATCACGCGCGATATAGAGGCTCGGCTTGTTCAACGGGGGACAGCCAAGCAAACGATTATTTTTGACAATGCTTCGCTAACAAGTGAAGGGCATGCGCTGTGGGTTAAGGCCACGGCTTGGATTATGACGGTCGTGATGTACTTTGCACCGACCGTCTTGCTCGCGGATCAGACTGCACACGCAGCGCCAATCATCGATCCTCGTGCACCGATCACGTTCCAGCCGTCGGTAACGCAAACCAGCACGGGCATTCCCGCTATCAATATTCCCGCAGCGAACGCGAATGGAATAAGCGTTGGGCAGTATCAATCGTTCGGAGTGGGTCCCGAGGGCCTGGTACTCAACAACAGTACCGTGGCTGGTTCCCCATTGCTCGGCGGCACACTGGGCGCCAACCCGAACTTGAACGGGCGGCCGGCAACGACAATCATCAATCAAGTTACGTCCAACGCGATTGCTACGCTTAACGGGCCTCTTGAGGTTTTCGGATCTCCTGCATCCGTCATCGTGGCTGCGCCAGGGGGCATCTCCGTAAACGGGATGGCGCTCACGAACATTCCCGGCTTGACGTTGACGACCGGGACGCCTCAGTTTCTGATGGGTGTCGGAGGCGCATCAACCGATTTTGCGCACGCAGGTGCGGTGGCCTTCGATGTGCGCTCGGGCAACATTTCGATCGACGGCCCGGCGGGTGTGAATGGTCCGGGTGCTGGCATCGAAGGGACTGTCGGCAACATCGACTTAATCGGACAAAGCGTCAGTTTGGCGGCGCCGCTGCGGGCGGATCAGCGCCTGAACGTAGTAACCGGTAATCAGATCGTGACGCCGACCGCGATGGGCGTGAGCGGCAACACGTATGCGACGAACTCCAGCGGCGCGACCAACACGGCGGCTGTCATTGGGAAGGCAGTTGCCGTCGATGCAAGCCAGTATGGGTCGGTCACAAGCGGTACGGTGTATATCGTGTCCACAGCGGCTGGCATGGGCGTAAACATGCAGGGCACGCTGTCGGCGACGGCGGGCAATGTAGTCGTCAATTCGAACGGCGACATTGCAGTCGGACAAACTTTTGCCAATCAGAACGTCGCCGTGGCGAGTGCAGGCAATTCGACGATCAGCGGTACCGGACTCGCGAACCAAAACTACACCGTCAATGCGAACGGCGACATCAACGCGATGGGTTCGGTGTCGGCTGGTCAGAACGTTGCGATGACGGCAGGCGGCAACCTGAATGCGGCATCGGTTGCTGCGAATGGTTCCGCAAATCTGACGGCGGGGCAGTCGATGACGATTGGCTTGCTGTCCGCGCACGACATCGCGTTGCAGACGACAAACGGTGATCTGACGGTGGCTGGTCTGAGCGCACCCGGTGCCGTATCGGCTAAGGCAGGGCGCGATCTGACCGTCGACGGCGCGGTGCAGGGCGGCAGTACGGTTGCGCTGACGGGCGGTCGAAACGCCACCGTGAACGGCTCCGTTTCCGGCGTCGGCAACACGACGATTGCTGCACAAACCGGCTCGGCGCAAATCAATGGCGATGCAGTTACCAATGCAGTGCTTTCGATTGCCGCCGGACAAAGTACAACCGTTGGCGGCAACGTATCGGCCCAAGGGCCGCTGTCGCTCACGTCGAGCGCGGGCGATACCACGATTTCAGGTACGGCCGTCACGCCCGATGCGCTGACGGTTCAAGCAGGCGGGACGACAACGCTCGGTGGACAGACGCAGGCTGCAACAGCCAACGTGTCCGGCGGCAACGTCGCGGTGAACGGGGCGTTGACGACGACCGGTGACGCGACGCTGACGGCGACGAATGGCAACCTGACTGGTACCGGTGCGATTGGCACGACACAGGGCAACGTGAGCCTGTCGGCGAGCCAAAACATCGCCTATAACGGTGGCGTGCAAAGTGGCGGCGCGGTGACGGCCACGGCCGGTCAAGATGCGACGCTGGCGAATGTCTCTGCACCGGGCGCGATCACGATTCAGGCGGGCCGCGACGCAACCGAAACGGGCAATCTGGTCGGCGGCAGCACGGTGCAAGTGACGGCTGGCCGCAATGCGTCGGTCGATGGTTCCGTCGCCTCGGTTGGCAATACGACGATCACGGCACAGAGCGGATCAGCTACCGTAAACGGCAACGCGCGATCCAACTCGGCACTGACAGTTTCCGCCGCGCAGGATGCGACGATCGGCGGCACGGCGCAGGCGCAAGGGCCTGTGACGATCGCCACGCAAGGCGGTTCGATCACGGGGCAGGGTAACGTGACGTCCTCGCAGGGCGCGGTGAACCTTAATGCCGGACAAGCCATCGCCCTGAATGGCGCGGTGCAGAGCGGCAGCACGATCGATGCGACGGCGGGCACCAACGCGAGCTTCGGCGGAACGGTTACGGCACCGGGTGCGGTGACGATTCAGACTGGGCAGAACACGACCTTGGGCGGTGACGTCACGAGCGGCGGCCATCTCAGCGTGACCTCGGGCGGTAGCACGCAAGTGAATGGCAATGCCGCGTCGATTGGCGACATGACGCTTGCCGCAAACGGTGGCACGCTCAGCACGACGGGCAACGCCGTGTCGATGGGCGCATTGAACGCGACGGGCCAGCAGGGCGTGAACCTGGGCGGTACCGTCTACAGCGGTAGCAATACGTCGATCGGATCGAGCGCAGGCAGCGTCTCAGTCGCCGGAGCGGTTTTGACGCCGGGCGCGCTGAACATCAATGCCGGACAGGATGCAACCGTCGCCGGTTCCGTACAGAGCGGCCAGAACACGACGATTTCGGCGGGGCGTGACGCGAATCTGAATGGCGGTTTGTCGGTTAGCAATGTCGGTAACGCGGGAGTGACAGCGGGCCGAGACGTGAACGGCACGGGCGTAATTAGCGTCGCGAACGACACGACGCTCAAGGCCGGCAACAACATCAATGTCTCCGGGACAATTCAGACCGGCAATACCCTCTCCGCGACGGCGAATAACAACCTGTCGGTTGGTGCGACGACCGCCGTCGGTTCCAGCACGCTGACTGCCACGAACGGCAGTGCGACGTTGGTGGGTGACGCACTATCGGGCGGGGCGATGACGATCGCGGCCGGGACGGATGTGAGCGCGCAAGGTAGCGTCAAGAGCCTGGGCGACCTGGCGATCGATGCGACGTCGGGCAACGTGACGGCCGCCGGCGCGGTTGCAAGTGCAGGCAACGCGACGCTGAATGCCGGCCAGAATCTGACGCTGTACGGTCAAACCACGGTGTCGAAGGGCGCGACGCTGACCGGCAACAACATCACGACGCAGGGCGTCGCGGTGGGCGGCAACCTGACGGCCACGGCAACGAACAACCTCGATACATCCGCCGGTCAGCTCCACGCACAGTTCGACGCGAGCGCGCCTGCACTGTCGGTGAATGGTAACGCCTCGCTGAAAGGGGCGAATGTCACGACCGCAAACGCGGTGGTTGGTGGCACGACTCAGATTGCGGCATCGCAGAACCTTACGACAGGCGGCACAGCCGCGTTCAGGGGCGACGCCAGCCTGAGCGGCAACACGATCACGAACGTCGGCACGCAGATGGCCGGCGGCAATCTGAACGTCTCGGGCTTTAACGTCACGAACACCGGAAGCCTGTCGTCGCTGCAAACCGCGACGGTCAACACGACGGATCTGAACAATGGCGGATCGATTTACGGTCCGACTGCGAACATCACTGTCGGCAACGCGACGATCAACTCGGGTTCGTTGCTCGCCGCGAACGCGTTGAACCTGACGACGAGCAGTCTCAGCAATTCCGGGTTGATCTTCGCGGGAGATGTCCGGAATCCAACGACCGCGACAGGCGACACCACCGTCACGGTCACTGGTGGCAACGGGTCATTCGACAATACTGCGGGCAAAATCCTCGCCCAGAACATCGCGACGCTGAATCTGCCGAATCAGACGCTTGATCCGTCGACCGGAATCCTTGGGACGATCGACGGTACGAACGGCGTTAATCTGTCCGGGCTGTCGGTGAATAACTCAGGTACGTGGACGTTACCCGCCAGGGCAGTAACCGTTACGGCTGCTCAGGGCATCACGAACGCAGGGACGATCAATCAGGGCACGGGTTCGCTGACGCTGAATAGCACTGTTGGCAACACTGGCACGATCAACGGTAACGACCTGACGATCAATGGATCGCTGGTGAACGCGGCAAGCGGAACGGTTTCAGCCAACGCACTGAGGCTGAACGGATCGGGAACAAACGCCGGTCTCGTGCAGGCGAACAACACGCTGGCGATCTCGGGTACGAGTTACGACAACTCTGGCGGCACGACGCGGGTTGGCACGAACAATGGTCCGGCCGGTAGTGGCAACGCGACCATCAATCTGTCGGGTGATCTCGGCAACGCAGGCGGCACGCTGACTGCAACGAACGATCTGACGATCGCTGCGAACAACGTTAACAACTCAGCGGCAGCCAACATCTCGACGACTACAAGTACATCGACAGTCATCAACTCGCCGCTGCTGATGTCGACGGTGATCGGCACGGAGGACTTCTATTACATTGATTCCGGAGCGGACGGGACGCTCAGCTGGTATGTATATCCGCTGACCTCTACACTTGGCGGGTTGCTGTCTCCAGGCGGTAATTCGACGATGGTGCCGGACCCGCATCCGTCATGGATTGTGCAGCTCGCCCATGCAGCGGGGGCTCCGCTTCCGACGGTCAATCTTGCAACCTATTATTCCCCGGCACCGAACGCCAACCATATCGCATCAGGGCCGACTGCCTTTCAACCCGTGGCCACCTCGGGGACCGTGACGTTCGTACGCCTGCCGTACGCCGTCAATAGCGGTGGCGGTGCTGGACCGCTCTATACGTGGGTAGTGCAAGACGGCACTGTCCCGACAGGGGGTTCGGACGGCCCGTATCAAACGCAGACGTTCTCGATTCCGACCGTCACGGAGACGCGCACGAGTGTGTCGGGCAGCAATACGCCCTCGGTGATCGCGGCTGGTAACAACCTGAGCCTGACTGCGAACACGCTCAATAATCAGGGAGGCACGATAAGCGCTGGTCATGACGCTAACTTGAACGTTCAGACGTTGAACAATGGCGGGGTGACCTATACGTCGAGCGTAACCGATACGGTCGACAGTGCGTCGTTGCAGGCATTCATGAGCGGCATCATCGCGTTGAAGTCAACTTTGCCAAGTTGGAGTGGATTGCCCACAGAACAAGTGTCGGTACGCGGCAGCGGCAACATGTATGGGACGTATTGCGATAGCTCGGGTTGCGACGTTGGGTCACCGAATCCGCCCGCGAAGTTCAACTTCCTTGCACCGAGTGCGGTGACGGTGCAATCCGTATCGTCGAGCACGACGCTTCAGACGCCTGCCGGTCAGGTGCTCGCCGGTCATGACATCAATCTGTCGGGCGGCAATCTGGTCAATGCGGGCTCGCTGACGGCGGGCAACAACGTCAACATCAATTCGTCGAGCTTTACGAATCAGGGTGTCAACAACGGCTCGAAGACCGTCACGGCAGGGTGCCCGTCGGGCTTTGCTGGGTGTAGCTCTGCGACGACGACGAATGGGAACTCGGAGACCTACAGCTATCAGCAGACCAACAGCAGCGTGACAGCTGGGAACGACCTCGTCATCGCTGCAAATCAGGTCAGCAATACCTACGGCAATCTGGTCGCGCGGAATAATGTCGTGATCGGTGGCGTAGGAACGACTGAGACCGCGCCGACGCAGGCATCCAGTGTGACCAATACCTCGGGCGCGATCGAGGCGGGTAACGACGTCACGATCAATGCTGCGACGCTCACGAACACGATCGCAGTGCCGGCACAGGTACATCAGAACTACGGCACGGCTGCGCCGTTCACTGGCTGCACGAGCAACTGTGAAGCGTATGTCGATGTGAAGTCGGCCGATCCGGGCACGATCACCGCGAACCACAACGTCAATTTGACGGCAGGTGCGTTCAGTAATATCGGTAGTCTTGTTACCGCGCAGAACGCGGTGACGATCAATGCAAGCCAGTCAGCGTCGAATGGTAACCAGTATCTGAATGCGTACTGGCGTTCGAGCGTGCCGTTCCAGGGCTCGAACTATGTCGCGTGGGGCTGCGCAAATAATCCGTCGTTGTGTGCGAACCTGTACGGCAGCGCCTACAACGCCGGCGATGCGCAAGACCCGGCAGGGCTGCCGTCATCGGTCGGTATGTCGGATTTCGTGCCGGGCACGATCCAGGCAGGTAACACGTTGGTGGTCAACTCCCCGACCCTGACAACCACGGGGAATGTGATTGGGCCGAATGTCGCCTTGACCGGTGCCACGCTCGTCAACGGCCTCACGAACCCGAATGTCTACACGCCGCCGCCAGCCGTATCGGGGCAGGTGATTTCGCTCGGGCCGGTGTCTGTTTCGAGCTACGTTGCATCGACGGTCGATGCTGCGGGATTCGTGACGAACGCGAGCGGCCAACGCACGTCCGTGACCGGTGCGGCGGGGCTGCCGTCGAATTCGCCGGTTGGGGTGCAGACGGTTGGTAAGCCGACACTGCCGGTTATCACGACAACCAGCTCCCCGTCCGGCTCCGCGGCAGGTAACGCCTCCGCGGGCACGGTGAGCACGCCGACGACTACGACTGTTAAGACGATCGCGGGCGAAACGGTGCAGGTCAACTATTTGACCAACAATCCGGCCGGGCAACTCGTCGATTCCGTGTCATCCGCGTCATTGATTGCCGCGCTGCCGGCCACTTTGCGTCCGGCAGGCGTGCCGTTCTATTACGACCCATACACCGAGAATCAGCAGATCGAGCAGGCCGCGCAGGTAGCGACGGGCAAGAGCAGTTTCTATAGCACGCCGAGCGCGACTGACAGCACGAGCCAAGCATCGGTAAGCAATCGGGACAAGATGGCGTTGTATGGCGCTGCGCTCGAATATGCCGAGAAAAACAATGTCGCGCTCGGTACGCAACTGAGCCAGGCGCAACTGGCTCAGATCAATGCACCGATGCTGTGGTACGTGGAGCAGACCGTGCCTGAGCCGGGCTGTACGGCAACGGGGAATGGATCGTGCCCGACGGTGCGGGCATTGATGCCGGAGGTGCTGCTGCCACAGAACTTTGCGGTGGTGAATGCGGACGGTGAAATCACTGGAACCAACGTTGCGCTGAACTATGCGAACAGCATCCTCGATACGGGGACGATCACCGCACAGAATCTCAGCGTTCATACGAGCAGCCTGACGCTCGAGCAGCGCTCGACCAACGTCGGGACCATCTATGACGCGCTCACGGGGGGCGAGGGCGTGACGGCCACGAGCGGCACGCTGGTGCAGCAGGGCGGCTTCATGACTGCCGCCAGTTACGACATGGATGTGCAGTCGATCAACCAGATCGGCGGTGCGTTGCAGCAGGTCGGCGCGGATGGCATCGTCGATGCTGCTGGTACGCAGGCCATGCTGGCGAATCTCAAGAGCCAGCTCGGTAGTGATTTCACTCAGTCGACCGTCAGCAACAATTTGCACACCAGCACGGTGGCGAGTGCCGATGATGGATTCGGCCTGCAAATCATATCGATTGCTATCGCTGTCGTTGCGGCAATCATGATGCAGCCGGAAATTTCGGTTGGTATCGCTTCAATGACAGGTGCAACGGAGGCCGCTGCTGACGGTGCGTTCATGGCTGCTGCTGCGGGGGCAGAGGGAGTTGGCATTACGGCGGCAGCGAGCGTGGCAGGAGGAACGCTTGCGGTTGGAGGTCTCGCCAATACGGCACTGTCGGTTGGTTTGAGCAGTTTCTTGTCAAGCGCTATTGGACAAGTTGTTGGAACAGGACAAATTGATTTTGGTTCTGCGCTGCGCAACGGACTGATCGGTGCCGTGACGGCCGGGCTGACAAACGGCATTACGTTTGACCCGAATACACAGACGATCGGCTTTAGCGTCGATGCGTCGGTGCAGGGCGTCACTGCGCCGAGTCTGTCGCAACTGGCGGGTGTTCAGAACGTCGGGAATACAGTCGTACCCCAGGCAGGGGCGTCAGTAGCAGCGACGTTACCGCAGCAGGCTCTTGCGATTGCTGGCGAGGCAACTCTCCAGGCTGGCGTTCAGACGGCGTTGCAGGGCGGAAGCTTCCTGACGAACCTGCGCAACAGCGCAGCGACGAATGCTGCGGCGTCCATTGCCTACACAATCGGTAACCTGAGTCAGGACGGCACGCTGACAGGTGCGGCGTACGTGGCGGCACATGCTGCACTCGGCTGCGCTGCGGGCGCCGCAACGGGTCAAGGGTGCGACGGAGGGGCGATTGGCGGGGCGATCAGCGCTGGACTGAATCCGATCATCGATGCGAACGGCAATATCCCGGCTCCTGCACTGACGGCGATCGAAACGCTGGTGAGCGGTAGCGTTGCCGGCGCGCTTGGATTCAATGTGCAGGGCGCGATGACGGCGGCTCAAAACGAAACGCTGAATAACTGGCTGAATCACGTTCCCCCGAGCAAGATGCTCCTGTCGGAACAGCAGCGCTACGACAACGCAGTGGCAGCGTGCAACAACGGCGATTCGCAGGCATGCGACACGAAGACTGCCCTCCAGACGTTGTCGCAGAAGCTTGATGCCGCGCTGGCCGGCGCATGCGCCGGAGGCTCGACCAGTCCCGCGTGCAAGGCAGCGGTGACGGCTGCCCTTGCCGGTGGAAACACGGTGCAGTTCATCAACGGGACGGCCTATGCGTTTGATCCGAACGCGCCGGCGATCAAGGCGGTCGGCGACCCGTATCAGATAGCCTATGCAAATTCGCTCGACGGCCAACTAGCCCAAAGCACGGCTGATGCCTTGCAGTTTGCGCCAATCGAGATTCCCGGCGTTGCCGCTGGGGTTGGCGCAATCAGCAACGTAGTGCGGTCGCTGATTGGCGACAGCGGCATCATCGATGCAGGAATCCAGTGGGGTAAGGGCATCGCAGCGCAAGGTATGCCGTGGGAGGATTACCTCGCGACTCAGCTACCTGCCGGATCGAGACTGCCACCGGGTTTTAGAACCTTCGATTTTTACGATGAAGCTACGGGCGTTGCCGTGAGTGCCAAGACGCTGGATACCACGACCGCAGCTAAGATAGCCAATCCGGCGCAGGTCTATTCGTCACTTAAGGGTAATATTGACGCAGTGGCGAATTTTATGGAAGCCAGCCTTGGAACCAGGACGTTGACAGCGGATGAAATTACTGCGCGACAACTGCAAGTGGCCGTGCCTTCTGACACGACGCCGGCACAGTGGCAGCAAATCAACCGAGCGATTCAGTATGGTCAGAGTCAGGGCGTCAAAGTTATCGTTACACCGGTGAAGTGA